The proteins below come from a single Panicum hallii strain FIL2 chromosome 7, PHallii_v3.1, whole genome shotgun sequence genomic window:
- the LOC112901670 gene encoding photosystem I subunit O, whose amino-acid sequence MAASSSSAVSGLAGAALASRPAFSTSFVRGGRVSARNPLMTRNLERNGRITCMTFPRDWLRRDLSVIGFGLIGWIGPSSVPVINGNSLTGLFFSSIGQELAHFPTPPPVTSQFWLWLVTWHLGLFIVLTFGQIGFKGRTEDYFQK is encoded by the exons atggccgcctcctcctcctccgccgtctCCGGCCTCGCCGGCGCTGCCCTCGCCAGCCGGCCGGCATTCTCCACCA GCTTCGTGCGGGGCGGCCGGGTGTCGGCGAGGAACCCGCTGATGACGAGGAACCTGGAGAGGAACGGCAGGATCACCTGCATGAC GTTCCCCCGGGACTGGCTGCGGAGGGACCTGAGCGTGATCGGCTTCGGGCTCATCGGGTGGATCGGTCCCTCCAGCGTCCCGGTGATCAACGGCAACAGCCTCACGGGGCTCTTCTTCTCCAGCATCGGCCAGGAGCTCGCCCACTTCCCCACGCCCCCGCCCGTCACCTCCCAGTTCTG GCTGTGGCTGGTGACGTGGCACCTGGGTCTGTTCATCGTGCTCACCTTCGGCCAGATCGGCTTCAAGGGCAGGACCGAGGACTACTTCCAGAAGTGA
- the LOC112898828 gene encoding putative pentatricopeptide repeat-containing protein At5g37570, producing the protein MTPAAGRPSPTVATLLGRSRTARCVAQVQSLIVLLGLHNHQSLVARFAATYNDLASPSPITAAASRPSPAVATLLGRCRSTRCLAQLHARIIRLGLHNHHALLARFAAACDALECPSVAASFITVLPESHTAPLRLRNAVLASLARHAPLHAALAEFNLLLQRGVRPDSFSFPCLLRACARASCIPAGRALHAAAIRLGVHANLFVRTALIQFYGRCGAACAARALFDQIDIPSDVSWTAIIVAYVNNGDIVAARELFDRMPLRNMVHWNVMVDGYVKCGDLEGARRLFDEMPERTTTACTSLIGGYAKSGNLEVARSLFDKLEDRDVFSWSAMISGYAQNGYPGEALRIFDEFQEKGICPDELVVVGLMSACSQLGNVRLARWIEDYIAKYSIDVNNAHVLAGLVNMNAKCGNLERATVLFESMPVRDVFSYCSLMQGHCLHGSANKAVELFSRMLLEGLSPDNAVFTVVLTACSHAGLVEEGKKFFDMMKNVYLIVPSGEHYACLVSLLGRCGMLKEAYELVMSMPGKPHPGAWGALLGGCKLYGNIELGKIAAKKLFEIEPDNAGNYVSLSNMYANIDRWGNVSELRAEMTEKRITKIAGRTLVLQ; encoded by the coding sequence ATGacacccgccgccggccggccatcCCCTACGGTCGCCACCCTCCTCGGCCGCAGCCGCACCGCCCGCTGCGTCGCGCAGGTCCAATCCCTCATCGTCCTCCTCGGCCTCCACAACCACCAGTCCCTCGTCGCCCGCTTCGCCGCCACCTACAATGACCTCGCGTCCCCCTCCCCCATCACAGCCGCCGCCAGCAGGCCATCCCCCGCAGTCGCCACCCTCCTCGGCCGCTGCCGCTCGACTCGCTGCCTCGCCCAGCTCCACGCCCGCATCATCCGCCTTGGTCTCCACAACCACCACGCCCTCCTCGCCCGCTTCGCCGCTGCCTGCGACGCCCTCGAGTGCCCCTCCGTCGCCGCCTCGTTCATCACCGTTCTTCCCGAATCCCACACCGCCCCGCTTCGCCTCCGCAACGCCGTGCTCGCATCCCTCGCTCGCCACGCTCCGCTCCACGCAGCGCTCGCGGAGTTCAACCTGCTCCTCCAACGAGGCGTGCGCCCCGACTCCTTCTCATTCCCTTGCCTCCTCCGCGCGTGCGCCCGCGCATCCTGCATCCCAGCCGGACGCgccctgcacgccgccgccatccgccTCGGCGTCCACGCCAACCTCTTCGTCCGCACGGCGCTCATCCAGTTCTACGGGAGGTGCGGCGCGGCCTGCGCGGCCCGGGCTCTATTTGATCAAATCGACATCCCCAGTGATGTTTCCTGGACCGCCATTATTGTGGCCTATGTCAACAATGGTGACATTGTGGCCGCCAGAGAGCTGTTTGATAGAATGCCACTGCGGAACATGGTGCACTGGAATGTGATGGTTGATGGGTATGTAAAGTGTGGGGACTTGGAGGGCGCAAGGAGGCTGTTTGATGAAATGCCTGAGAGAACTACTACGGCATGCACATCGTTGATTGGTGGCTATGCAAAGTCAGGGAACTTGGAAGTTGCTAGATCATTGTTTGATAAGTTAGAGGACCGGGATGTGTTCTCATGGTCAGCGATGATATCAGGTTATGCGCAGAATGGTTACCCTGGAGAGGCATTGAGGATTTTCGATGAGTTCCAAGAGAAAGGCATATGCCCAGATGAGCTTGTTGTTGTTGGTCTGATGTCAGCATGCTCCCAATTAGGTAATGTCAGGTTGGCACGGTGGATTGAAGATTATATCGCAAAGTACTCGATAGATGTGAACAATGCCCATGTGTTGGCTGGTCTTGTGAACATGAATGCAAAGTGTGGGAACTTGGAGAGGGCTACTGTTTTGTTTGAGTCAATGCCAGTTCGAGATGTGTTTTCATATTGTTCACTGATGCAAGGTCATTGCCTCCATGGTTCAGCTAATAAGGCTGTTGAACTTTTCTCTCGGATGCTTTTGGAGGGCCTTTCCCCCGATAATGCTGTGTTTACAGTTGTTTTAACAGCTTGCAGTCATGCTGGTCTAGTAGAAGAAGGGAAGAAGTTCTTTGATATGATGAAGAATGTGTACTTGATTGTGCCTTCTGGTGAGCATTATGCTTGCCTTGTCAGTCTTCTTGGACGATGTGGGATGCTAAAAGAGGCATACGAGCTTGTAATGTCGATGCCAGGGAAACCTCATCCTGGAGCATGGGGTGCACTGCTGGGTGGATGCAAGCTTTACGGTAACATTGAGCTTGGAAAAATCGCAGCAAAGAAGCTTTTTGAAATTGAACCGGATAATGCTGGAAATTATGTCTCTCTATCAAATATGTATGCTAACATTGACAGGTGGGGAAATGTTTCTGAACTTAGAGCTGAGATGACTGAAAAGAGGATAACAAAAATTGCAGGTCGTACCCTAGTTTTGCAATGA